The Ooceraea biroi isolate clonal line C1 chromosome 11, Obir_v5.4, whole genome shotgun sequence genome includes a region encoding these proteins:
- the LOC105278773 gene encoding cation-dependent mannose-6-phosphate receptor, with product MCSRSAIFIALALFVILFCDSTSSECTQVGPCTCLLPDGQYYNLTALAKEKPLNDTSPTSTAIFHPCTNVPMTMGPDSTTCASGSGVSLCAYNKEANKTLNLGTVEETRMKLSSTNKFPIFEIHHGNVTSFINIVCVNYNETSFRIESFNAKEYFFHLSSPYACKIEPQKGLSTGSVLVILFFTFAGIYFIGGAIALKTLRGATGWEMLPNHDFWCELPSLVRDGIVFTFNCCRADSYERI from the exons ATGTGTAGTCGTAGCGCGATATTTATCGCGCTTGCGTTATTTGTGATACTGTTTTGCGACAGCACGTCGTCGGAATGCACGCAAGTAGGACCGTGCACGTGCTTGCTGCCGGATGGCCAGTATTACAATTTGACCGCCCTCGCTAAAGAAAA ACCATTAAACGACACATCACCGACATCAACAGCAATCTTTCACCCATGCACCAATGTACCGATGACGATGGGTCCTGATAGCACAACATGTGCAAGTGGCAGTGGAGTTTCG TTGTGCGCGTACAATAAGGAGGCAAATAAGACATTAAATCTCGGGACAGTAGAGGAAACGCGAATGAAGTTGTCGAGCACTAACAAATTCCCAATCTTTGAGATACATCATGGGAACGTTACGTCATTCATAAATATCGTATGCGTCAATTACAACGAGACGAGTTTCAGAATAGAATCCTTCAATGCGAAAGAATAC TTCTTTCATCTATCGTCGCCGTACGCGTGTAAAATAGAGCCGCAGAAGGGACTGTCCACCGGCTCCGTCTTGGTGATTCTGTTCTTCACGTTCGCTGGGATATACTTCATCGGCGGTGCTATAGCACTGAAGACGCTGAGAGGGGCGACAGGGTGGGAAATGTTGCCGAATCATGACTTCTGGTGTGAGCTTCCCTCGCTAGTCAGA GACGGCATCGTCTTCACTTTCAATTGTTGTCGCGCCGACAGTTACGAGAGAATATAA
- the LOC105278774 gene encoding uncharacterized protein LOC105278774, with protein MSVNFRSVFVSDPVDESCAALLTQHGIPVTTKYKLPKDELINELQNHDALIVRSETKVTADVFAACPNLRVVGRAGTGVDNIDLVAATRKGVIVMNTPGGNSISACELTCALISSLARNVAQAAQSLKEGRWDRKLYSGYELSGKTLAILGMGRIGREVARRMQSFGMNVVAFDPILKAEAAAELGIRKLSLDEIWPIADYITVHTPLIPQTRNLINATTLAKCKKGVYIVNVARGGIVDEEALLHSLKAGHCGGAALDVFIEEPPKNPITLELIKHPKVVPTPHLGASTAEAQQRVAVEIAQQFLALSGKSTEYAVTGIVNAPVLSAAMTSENEPWIDLSKKLGQLAGRFLKGKLNTVVHSQTVGSGMQDKQFIHTAVLVGILTGQTKNGLNLVNAPTLAREIGVELQESHVEADNKAVVVKVGEHIIKGTVRGNALLLLALDDAVFANGIALRDHICLYRANRVQDLANIVNVFSSKSINIHNLNANGSWVIIQTDQEVSIPVHEIESF; from the exons ATGTCGGTCAACTTCAGGAGCGTCTTCGTGAGTGATCCCGTGGACGAGTCTTGTGCCGCGCTACTGACCCAGCACGGTATTCCGGTTACCACGAAATACAAGCTGCCGAAGGATGAGCTGATCAACGAGCTGCAG AACCACGATGCCCTCATCGTTCGCTCGGAGACGAAAGTTACAGCGGACGTGTTTGCCGCCTGTCCAAATCTGCGTGTGGTTGGACGTGCCGGTACCGGCGTCGACAACATTGATCTAGTAGCCGCCACGCGTAAAGGAGTCATCGTGATGAA CACCCCCGGCGGCAACAGCATCAGCGCTTGCGAGCTCACGTGCGCTCTGATTTCCTCGTTGGCGCGCAACGTCGCGCAAGCGGCGCAGTCGCTGAAGGAGGGCCGATGGGATCGAAAATTGTACTCCGGATACGAACTGTCCGGCAAAACCCTTGCGATCCTCGGAATGGGTCGCATAGGGCGCGAGGTCGCCCGCAGGATGCAGAGCTTCGGCATGAACGTCGTGGCGTTCGACCCGATCCTGAAGGCCGAGGCAGCTGCCGAACTTGGCATCAGGAAGCTCAGCCTGGACGAAATATGGCCCATAGCCGACTACATCACTGTTCACACGCCGCTCATACCGCAAACCAGAA ATCTGATCAACGCCACAACCTTGGCAAAGTGCAAGAAGGGAGTGTACATCGTTAACGTCGCCCGTGGAGGCATCGTTGATGAAGAGGCTCTCTTGCATTCACTGAAGGCCGGTCACTGCGGCGGTGCAGCCTTGGATGTCTTCATCGAGGAACCACCGAAAAATCCGATCACTTTGGAGCTTATCAAACACCCGAAAGTCGTCCCGACACCTCACCTCG GTGCCAGCACGGCGGAGGCTCAGCAGCGAGTGGCAGTGGAGATTGCCCAGCAGTTCCTGGCCCTGTCTGGCAAGTCAACGGAGTACGCGGTCACCGGCATTGTGAACGCGCCGGTTCTGTCCGCCGCAATGACGAGCGAGAACGAGCCCTGGATAGACCTTTCGAAGAAATTGGGTCAGCTGGCCGGTCGCTTCCTCAAGGGCAAACTGAACACAGTCGTCCACAGCCAAACCGTAGGCAGCGGCATGCAGGATAAGCAGTTCATCCACACCGCCGTTCTCGTCGGCATACTAACTGGACAGACGAAAAACGGCCTGAATCTGGTCAACGCGCCTACTCTGGCGCGGGAAATCGGCGTGGAGTTACAAGAGAGTCACGTCGAGGCTGACAACAAGGCGGTCGTCGTGAAAGTCGGAGAACATATCATTAAAG GAACCGTGCGCGGCAATGCGCTACTGCTGCTCGCCCTGGACGACGCGGTCTTCGCGAACGGCATCGCGCTCAGGGACCACATCTGCCTGTACCGCGCCAACCGCGTGCAGGATCTCGCCAACATCGTGAACGTCTTCTCGTCGAAGAGCATCAACATCCACAATCTGAACGCCAATGGCAGCTGGGTGATCATACAAACCGATCAAGAGGTCTCGATTCCGGTACACGAGATCGAAAGCTTCTGA